The following coding sequences are from one Triplophysa dalaica isolate WHDGS20190420 chromosome 12, ASM1584641v1, whole genome shotgun sequence window:
- the ccne2 gene encoding G1/S-specific cyclin-E2, translated as MSKRSDRNTLQESNQNKPEQNNKVQRKRKGECNRRIPTAKKQHYEIQNRCSEGDISPSVLIETPQKELQETNNPSGFKRFQFKNLFVKPSPLPNLSWASSDDVWIKMLNKELKYVHDKGFIQQHPSMQPKMRSILLDWLMEVSEVYTLHRETFYLAQDIFDRYMLTQNDIGKDQLQLIGITSLFIASKMEEIYPPKLQEFAYVTDGACNEEEILAKELVMLKALKWDLCPETVISWLKLYTQVYSLQDDADFLVPQFSQETFIQITQLLDLCILDINCLDYQYGVLAAAAFCHFTSFETVYKVSGLTWESISNCVRWMNPFVKTVREWPGPQLKDFKKVTTEDRHNIQTHVDYLSMLSEAHDRQQDSLDRMSPLAIGGLLTPPKSTEKPPNV; from the exons ATGTCAAAACGCAG TGATCGTAACACATTACAAGAAAGTAATCAAAACAAACCCGAACAGAACAACAAAGTTCAACGGAAAAGGAAGGGAGAG TGCAATAGAAGGATCCCTACAGCCAAGAAACAGCACTATGAAATTCAG aACCGGTGTTCTGAAGGTGACATAAGCCCCAGTGTCTTAATCGAAACGCCTCAGAAGGAGCTTCAAGAGACCAATAATCCTTCTGGTTTTAAACGCTTCCAGTTCAAAAACCTCTTTGTAAAACCTTCACCACTGCCAAACCTCAG CTGGGCCAGTTCAGATGATGTGTGGATCAAGATGCTGAACAAGGAGCTGAAGTACGTACATGACAAGGGTTTCATCCAGCAACATCCATCCATGCAGCCCAAAATGAGGTCAATTCTTCTTGACTGGCTCATGGAG GTCAGCGAGGTGTACACGCTCCACCGGGAGACATTTTACTTGGCTCAGGACATCTTTGATCGCTACATGCTTACTCAGAATGACATCGGCAAGGATCAGCTACAGCTCATTGGCATAACCTCACTCTTCATAGCCTCCAAGATGGAG GAAATTTATCCTCCAAAACTCCAAGAGTTTGCTTATGTGACTGACGGGGCGTGCAATGAGGAGGAGATTCTAGCAAAAGAGCTTGTAATGTTGAAGGCATTAAAATGGGACCTCTGTCCAGAGACGGTCATCTCATGGTTGAAGCTCTACACTCAAGTTTACTCTCTACAGGATGACGCTGATTTCCTTGTTCCTCAGTTCTCTCAGGAAACTTTCATTCAGATCACACAG TTGTTGGATCTTTGTATTTTGGACATTAATTGTTTGGACTACCAGTATGGAGTTTTAGCTGCTGCAGCGTTTTGTCACTTTACCTCATTTGAAACAGTCTATAAGGTATCAG GGTTGACGTGGGAGAGTATATCAAACTGCGTTCGGTGGATGAATCCATTTGTGAAGACTGTGCGTGAGTGGCCCGGACCGCAGTTGAAAGACTTCAAAAAGGTGACGACAGAAGACCGTCATAATATACAGACCCATGTGGACTACCTGTCCATGCTG